One stretch of Apis cerana isolate GH-2021 linkage group LG8, AcerK_1.0, whole genome shotgun sequence DNA includes these proteins:
- the LOC107992628 gene encoding zinc finger TRAF-type-containing protein 1 homolog, with the protein MVTNSRNGLLKQFILAGPILKTKLFLSIFVKLISKIIEYHENFYMFWLLTLNETSTDSITLRTSIGSVLSLSRRLLRGLRLTSAHFSRSFGGKIKTINMADPNNEAASSSSVSEQAPTATPIRDDLEKIEDFLEPDKKRRKVSRNDGKTEQKLEHRLGGILCCAVCLDLPKAAVYQCTNGHLMCAGCFTHVLADARLRDEMATCPNCRIEISRTSPSRNLAVEKAVSELPAECQYCAKEFPRNSLERHEETMCEERISSCKYSRIGCPWRGPNHERPEHEAHCVHPHRSGLDVMEALRDIDARTLEERRLYDNVFDLLSYEKITFNDLQMKPYRTDEFVHKLFYETSRFTAFNNQWVVKARINNSQRDPTQSSERDMTYQLILKTKTTYPLPLHYLILKGPFGDMKVQPRIHKFEFTDQENESPYLPLPLPDTAECNRLLAARAISFRLIMFLASK; encoded by the exons ATGGTAACAAATTCTAGGAACGGTTTATTGAAACAGTTTATTTTAGCGGGTcccattttaaaaacaaagctatttctttctatttttgtaaaactaattagtaaaataattgaatatcatgaaaatttttacatgtttTGGCTTTTAACCTTGAACGAGACATCGACCGATTCGATAACATTACGAACAAGTATCGGATCGGTGTTGTCCCTATCTAGGAGACTATTACGTGGTCTGCGTTTGACATCTGCGCATTTCTCACGTTCGTTCGGAggaaaaatcaaaacaatcAATATGGCGGACCCGAACAACGAAGCTGCATCGTCGAGTAGCGTTTCGGAGCAGGCCCCTACGGCCACTCCAATTCGCGACGATCTTGAAAAAATAGAGGATTTTCTTGAACCAGATAAAAAGCGTCGTAAAGTGTCACGGAACGATGGAAAAACCGAGCAAAAATTGGAACACCGCTTGGGCGGCATCCTTTGCTGCGCAGTTTGTCTCGATTTACCCAAGGCAGCCGTTTATCAG TGTACAAATGGACACTTGATGTGTGCCGGTTGCTTCACTCATGTCCTCGCAGATGCCAGGCTAAGAGATGAAATGGCAACATGTCCCAACTGCAGAATCGAGATCAGCAGAACATCTCCATCTCGAAATTTGGCAGTTGAAAAAGCAGTATCTGAATTGCCAGCAGAATGTCAATATTGTGCAAAGGAATTCCCAAGGAATTCCTTAGAACGTCATGAAGAGACCATGTGTGAAGAAag AATATCAAGTTGCAAATATAGTAGAATCGGTTGTCCATGGCGTGGACCAAATCACGAACGTCCAGAACACGAGGCACATTGTGTACATCCACATCGTTCGGGCCTAGATGTCATGGAAGCTCTACGTGATATCGATGCTCGTACTCTTGAAGAACGTAGGCTGTATGACAATGTCTTTGATCTTTTGTCCTACGAGAAAATCACATTTAACG atttacaaATGAAGCCATATCGCACGGACGAGTttgttcataaattattttatgaaacttcTCGTTTTACGGCGTTTAACAATCAATGGGTTGTAAAAGCTAGGATCAATAATAGTCAACGTGATCCTACACAAAGTTCAGAAAGAGATATGACTTATCAA ttaattttgaaaacaaaaacaacGTATCCATTACCGcttcattatttgatattgaaagGACCTTTCGGAGATATGAAAGTACAACCAAGAATACATAAATTCGAATTCACCGATCAAGAAAACGAAAGTCCTTATTTACCTTTACCTTTACCTGATACGGCAGAGTGCAATAGACTGCTTGCTGCAAGAGCTATTAGTTTCag actAATAATGTTTTTGGCATCCAAGTAG
- the LOC107992593 gene encoding atrial natriuretic peptide receptor 1 isoform X2, with protein sequence MEKNLYKQVLYVSAKFLIIAVISQTLGSVNVSPDNYEYPLKVYNVGVLMASHLNSPFDLERCGPAVDLALTEVNDFLSIHNVKLRKVQESYPSCSGAAAPGLAADMHFRDNVIAFIGPACAFALEPVARLAAYWNIPIITGMGDQPPSEGELSVTSGILGRINKWRNESSGIFKDKSKYRTLTRMSYCQCRLRLVFSSIFKEFGWSHVALILDRSDLFSWTVGKNLEYGLRKEGLLKFVRELDGNFEDESYHFYLRDASMYARVLILSVRGTLVRKFMLAAHDLEMTKGDWAFLDVEIFQGSYWGDHDWEVGDEDDTIARKAYEALLRVSLLQPTSPRFQDFADTVRQRAQTDYNYSFSEGEEVNFFIGAFYDGVYLLGIALNETLTEGGDIRDGISITRRMWDRDFIGITGHVRIDDNGDRDADYSILDLDPITGRFEVVAHYLGVNREYSPVIGKKIHWPGGREGPPVDVPECGFLGNDPACTSTEAYTFVAYTSLALVVFLLVAVTAICVLYRHLRVSADLNNMSWRIRPEELLLEIGKPFSSKINLHQAIAENFGLEQRIRRGSQFSGGSLPPTTAFTTVGIYKGERVAIKKITKKKVVDVTKKLLWEIKQVRDVTSENTVRFIGACFCSPSPTVLILTEYCPRGSLKDVLENDAIKLDWNFRMSLIHDIVKGMSYLHASEVSAHGKLRSCNCLIDGRFVLKISDFGLKTLTIPSDLIMDDSYYTKLLWIAPELIPLTVTPGSAATQKGDVYSFAIILEEIVVRGGPYESVKSFITSQEIVSRVAASETPPFRPEVAPKDCPPDILSLMEKCWNEIPEERPTFHAIRETIRGIMKGYCENLMDDLLRRMEQYANNLEALVEEKTEQLSLEKRRSEELLYQVLPRQVACQLMAGELVQPEQFECVTIYFSDIVGFTALCAQSTPMEVVDFLNDLYSTFDRIIEFYDVYKVETIGDAYMVVSGLPERNGNEHAREIALMALAILDSVRSFTIMHKQNAQLSVRIGVHSGPVCAGVVGQKMPHYCLFGDTVNTASRMESSGLPLRIHISDATKCILDKFGTFDLELRGEVELKGKGQVTSHWLKGCSEPDPRPPTPKYRKHSVSTPENNLNPLIFPPNNINGPKTNNNTFINLSELQQTV encoded by the exons atggagAAGAATCTGTACAAACAGGTGTTGTATGTGAGCGCAAAGTTTCTAATAATCGCAGTGATTTCTCAAACATTGGGTTCGGTTAACGTGTCACCAG ACAATTATGAATATCCTCTGAAGGTTTACAACGTCGGTGTTCTTATGGCTTCCCATTTGAACAGTCCTTTCGATCTCGAGAGATGCGGGCCAGCCGTGGATCTGGCCTTGACCGAGGTAAACGATTTCTTAAGCATCCACAACGTGAAATTGCGCAAGGTTCAAGAAAG ttatcCATCGTGCAGCGGAGCCGCAGCACCAGGTTTGGCGGCCGACATGCACTTCCGGGACAATGTGATCGCTTTTATCGGTCCAGCTTGTGCTTTCGCTCTTGAACCCGTGGCACGACTTGCTGCTTATTGGAATATTCCTATAATTACCGGAATGGGTGATCAA CCGCCATCAGAAGGGGAATTATCTGTAACATCGGGCATTCTCGGAAGAATCAATAAATGGAGAAACGAAAGCTcg ggAATATTTAAAGACAAGAGCAAGTATCGAACATTAACAAGAATGTCCTATTGTCAATGTCGACTTCGATTGGTATTCTCtagtatttttaaagaatttggaTGGTCCCATGTGGCGTTAATATTGGACAGATCAGATTTGTTCTCGTGGAcagttggaaaaaatttggaatatggTTTGAGAAAAGAGGGATTGTTAAAATTTGTGAGAGAACTAGATGGAAATTTTGAAGATGAGTCGTACCATTTTTACTTACGCGATGCTAGTATGTATGCAAGAG TGTTGATTCTTAGCGTTCGAGGAACTCTGGTCAGGAAGTTCATGTTGGCTGCTCACGATTTGGAAATGACGAAGGGAGATTGGGCATTCCTTgatgttgaaatatttcaa ggATCTTATTGGGGTGATCACGATTGGGAAGTTGGTGATGAGGACGATACCATTGCCAGAAAAGCCTATGAAGCATTGCTCAGAGTATCTCTTTTGCAACCAACAAGTCCAAGATTCCAAGACTTCGCCGACACTGTTCGTCAAAGAGCTCAAacagattataattattctttctccgaaggagaagaa gtgaatttttttatcggaGCTTTTTACGACGGTGTATATTTACTCGGAATAGCATTGAACGAAACTTTGACTGAGGGTGGAGATATCAGAGACGGTATATCGATAACAAGGAGAATGTGGGATCGAGACTTCATTGGTATTACAGGACACGTCAGGATCGACGACAATGGAGACCGCGACGCGGACTATAGTATCCTGGATTTAGATCCTATTACGGGAAG GTTTGAGGTGGTGGCGCATTATTTAGGAGTAAATCGTGAATATAGTCCCGTAATTGGGAAGAAGATTCATTGGCCTGGAGGAAGAGAAGGTCCACCAGTGGATGTGCCCGAATGTGGATTTCTTGGGAATGATCCTGCATGCACGTCGACTGAAGCATATACTTTTGTCGCATATACTAGCTTGGCACTTGTTGTGTTCCTCCTTGTTGCTGTTACCGCAATTTGTGTACTATACAG acACTTAAGAGTATCAGCTGATCTGAACAACATGTCTTGGAGAATTAGACCAGAAGAATTACTTTTGGAAATAGGAAAACCTTtctcttcaaaaattaatttacaccaAGCGATTGCTGAG AATTTCGGATTGGAACAACGTATTCGTCGAGGATCGCAATTTAGCGGTGGATCTTTACCTCCGACCACTGCATTCACAACTGTTGGAATTTACAAAGGAGAAAGAgtagctataaaaaaaattactaaaaagaaAGTGGTTGATGtcacaaagaaattattatgggAAATTAAACAAGTACGAGATGTTACTTCAGAAAACACTGTTAg atttattgGTGCATGTTTTTGTTCTCCATCACCAACGGTTTTAATCTTGACAGAATATTGTCCTCGAGGTTCCTTGAAGGATGTATTGGAGAACGATGCCATTAAATTAGATTGGAATTTTCGAATGTCTTTGATCCACGATATTGTGAAG gGAATGTCTTATCTTCATGCTAGTGAGGTTTCAGCTCATGGAAAACTTCGATCTTGTAACTGTCTGATCGATGGTcgcttcgttttaaaaatttcagacTTTGGTCTTAAAACTCTTACTATTCCTTCTGATTTAATTATGGATGATAGTTATTATACTa AATTACTTTGGATCGCTCCGGAACTTATACCATTAACTGTAACACCTGGCAGTGCAGCAACCCAAAAAGGGGATGTTTATAGTTTCGCGATcattttagaagaaattgtAGTTCGTGGTGGCCCATATGAATCTGTGAAATCATTTATAACTTCTCAAGAg ATTGTTAGCCGCGTCGCAGCATCAGAAACCCCACCATTCAGACCGGAAGTGGCACCAAAAGATTGTCCACCGGATATTTTATCCCTTATGGAAAAATGCTGGAATGAAATTCCAGAAGAACGACCAACATTTCATGCAATTCGTGAAACTATACGTGGCATTATGAA AGGTTACtgtgaaaatttaatggatGATTTATTAAGACGTATGGAAcaatatgcaaataatttagaaGCTCTCGTGGAAGAAAAAACAGAACAGTTAAGCTTAGAAAAAAGACGTAGTGAAGAACTTCTTTATCAAGTGCTTCCAAG ACAAGTGGCTTGTCAACTGATGGCCGGAGAACTCGTTCAACCAGAGCAATTTGAGTGTGtgacaatttattttagtgATATAGTTGGCTTCACAGCTCTCTGTGCACAAAGTACACCAATGGAAGTTGtggattttttaaacgatcttTATAGTACTTTTGATCGTATCATCGAATTTTATGACGTTTATAAG gTGGAAACAATAGGAGACGCATATATGGTAGTATCTGGTTTGCCAGAAAGAAATGGCAATGAACATGCAAGGGAAATTGCTTTAATGGCTTTAGCAATTCTCGATTCTGTACGTTCTTTCACTATAATGCATAAACAAAATGCACAATTAAGTGTTAGAATTGGTGTACATAGTGGACCAGTCTGCGCGGGTGTAGTTGGGCAAAAAATGCCACATTATTGTCTTTTTGGTGACACAGTAAATACTGCATCGAGAATGGAATCTTCAGGTTTAC CACTACGTATACATATTTCTGATGCAACAAAATGTATATTGGATAAATTTGGAACATTTGATTTGGAACTCAGAGGCGAAGTGGAATTAAAGGGCAAAGGACAAGTCACTTCTCACTGGTTAAAGGGTTGCTCTGAACCAGATCCAAGACCACCGACACCGAAATATCGCAAACATAGTGTCAGTACaccagaaaataatttaaatcctttaattttcccacctaataatataaatggtcCAAAAaccaataataatactttcattaatttatcagAATTACAACAAACcgtctaa
- the LOC107992612 gene encoding uncharacterized protein LOC107992612 produces MDSVAVTVPLRQPTKKMKKRKELDALAPPHTVSRRSSGKRSSQELLSDSSDERSEYWNVSTRNGRKCRGRRSRACPGFFKACSAFLACASVLATASLIWLFIDVRQQLTALRTELDQVIAGSEGVPDALQKCHSLSRDLQNNQTIIFTHLSDLKLQINNFTTQLAVIQRDLHRVEEWFKADPTLINVPTDLKALSSSVMSFGSQIEDLRATVKTLKESNARVQDVQTTMQQNITSIKNTITDLSNVTQKPQILTTNETKIKTDQLNAAIVHLSDNLMNINETLSRSVQWVAEDQKKDHETLVLLQETTQNVSMKVISLERECVKTTILTTVMKLNDEVNGILTANIDLREKVKQLEQSYDSLKNSTNLMLAAIPDIQSQKLDIKTKAFEESIGNDATTEKDHRLVLDETSIRKAASDKSKRSRMNP; encoded by the exons ATGGACTCGGTGGCGGTGACAGTGCCGCTTCGTCAACCGacgaagaagatgaagaaacgGAAGGAGCTCGACGCCCTGGCGCCTCCGCACACTGTCTCTCGCCGAAGTTCCGGGAAACGTAGCTCTCAA GAGTTACTATCAGATAGCAGCGATGAACGATCGGAATACTGGAATGTATCGACTAGAAATGGCCGCAAATGCAGAGGCAGGCGAAGTCGAGCTTGCCCCGGATTTTTTAAAGCTTGTAGTGCCTTTTTGGCTTGTGCCTCTGTATTAGCAACCGCTAGTTTAATTTGGCTGTTCATCGACGTTCGTCAGCAACTCACTGCTCTACGGACCGAACTGGACCAAG TTATTGCCGGTAGCGAAGGTGTTCCTGACGCTCTGCAAAAATGTCACTCTCTGTCGAGAGATCTTCAAAACAATCAGACCATTATTTTCACGCATTTATCAGATCTCAAGCttcaaatcaacaattttacgACGCAg TTAGCAGTCATTCAACGCGATTTACATCGAGTAGAAGAATGGTTTAAAGCTGATCCAACATTAATCAACGTGCCAACAGATTTAAAAGCCCTTTCTAGTAGTGTGATGTCTTTTGGAAGCCAAATAGAAGATCTGCGTGCCACAGTAAAAACTCTTAAAGAATCTAATGCTAGGGTACAAGATGTTCAAACCACTATGCAACAAAATATTACCAGTATCAAG aaTACGATTACAGATTTGTCAAATGTTACACAAAAACCTCAGATACTAACCACAAATGAGACAAAAATAAAGACTGATCAGTTGAACGCGGCAATCGTACATTTATCTGATAATTTGATGAACATAAATGAAACGCTGTCAAGATCGGTACAATGGGTGGCGGAGGATCAAAAGAAAGACCAT GAAACGTTGGTATTACTTCAGGAGACTACACAGAATGTTAGCATGAAAGTGATATCCTTGGAGAGAGAGTGCGTGAAGACTACTATACTAACTACTGTTATGAAACTGAACGATGAA gtgAATGGAATTCTCACAGCTAATATTGATCTTagagaaaaagtaaaacaGTTAGAGCAATCTTatgatagtttaaaaaattccacaAACTTGATGCTAGCTGCTATACCGGATATCCAAAgtcaaaaattagatattaaaacaaaagctTTCGAAGAGTCAATCGGCAACGACGCGACTACGGAAAAAGATCATCGTTTAG TCCTAGATGAGACGTCTATAAGAAAAGCTGCATCAGATAAATCGAAACGTTCAAGAATGAACCCctaa
- the LOC107992593 gene encoding atrial natriuretic peptide receptor 1 isoform X1: MEKNLYKQVLYVSAKFLIIAVISQTLGSVNVSPDNYEYPLKVYNVGVLMASHLNSPFDLERCGPAVDLALTEVNDFLSIHNVKLRKVQESYPSCSGAAAPGLAADMHFRDNVIAFIGPACAFALEPVARLAAYWNIPIITGMGDQPPSEGELSVTSGILGRINKWRNESSGIFKDKSKYRTLTRMSYCQCRLRLVFSSIFKEFGWSHVALILDRSDLFSWTVGKNLEYGLRKEGLLKFVRELDGNFEDESYHFYLRDASMYARVLILSVRGTLVRKFMLAAHDLEMTKGDWAFLDVEIFQGSYWGDHDWEVGDEDDTIARKAYEALLRVSLLQPTSPRFQDFADTVRQRAQTDYNYSFSEGEEVNFFIGAFYDGVYLLGIALNETLTEGGDIRDGISITRRMWDRDFIGITGHVRIDDNGDRDADYSILDLDPITGRFEVVAHYLGVNREYSPVIGKKIHWPGGREGPPVDVPECGFLGNDPACTSTEAYTFVAYTSLALVVFLLVAVTAICVLYRHLRVSADLNNMSWRIRPEELLLEIGKPFSSKINLHQAIAENFGLEQRIRRGSQFSGGSLPPTTAFTTVGIYKGERVAIKKITKKKVVDVTKKLLWEIKQVRDVTSENTVRFIGACFCSPSPTVLILTEYCPRGSLKDVLENDAIKLDWNFRMSLIHDIVKVEQGMSYLHASEVSAHGKLRSCNCLIDGRFVLKISDFGLKTLTIPSDLIMDDSYYTKLLWIAPELIPLTVTPGSAATQKGDVYSFAIILEEIVVRGGPYESVKSFITSQEIVSRVAASETPPFRPEVAPKDCPPDILSLMEKCWNEIPEERPTFHAIRETIRGIMKGYCENLMDDLLRRMEQYANNLEALVEEKTEQLSLEKRRSEELLYQVLPRQVACQLMAGELVQPEQFECVTIYFSDIVGFTALCAQSTPMEVVDFLNDLYSTFDRIIEFYDVYKVETIGDAYMVVSGLPERNGNEHAREIALMALAILDSVRSFTIMHKQNAQLSVRIGVHSGPVCAGVVGQKMPHYCLFGDTVNTASRMESSGLPLRIHISDATKCILDKFGTFDLELRGEVELKGKGQVTSHWLKGCSEPDPRPPTPKYRKHSVSTPENNLNPLIFPPNNINGPKTNNNTFINLSELQQTV, translated from the exons atggagAAGAATCTGTACAAACAGGTGTTGTATGTGAGCGCAAAGTTTCTAATAATCGCAGTGATTTCTCAAACATTGGGTTCGGTTAACGTGTCACCAG ACAATTATGAATATCCTCTGAAGGTTTACAACGTCGGTGTTCTTATGGCTTCCCATTTGAACAGTCCTTTCGATCTCGAGAGATGCGGGCCAGCCGTGGATCTGGCCTTGACCGAGGTAAACGATTTCTTAAGCATCCACAACGTGAAATTGCGCAAGGTTCAAGAAAG ttatcCATCGTGCAGCGGAGCCGCAGCACCAGGTTTGGCGGCCGACATGCACTTCCGGGACAATGTGATCGCTTTTATCGGTCCAGCTTGTGCTTTCGCTCTTGAACCCGTGGCACGACTTGCTGCTTATTGGAATATTCCTATAATTACCGGAATGGGTGATCAA CCGCCATCAGAAGGGGAATTATCTGTAACATCGGGCATTCTCGGAAGAATCAATAAATGGAGAAACGAAAGCTcg ggAATATTTAAAGACAAGAGCAAGTATCGAACATTAACAAGAATGTCCTATTGTCAATGTCGACTTCGATTGGTATTCTCtagtatttttaaagaatttggaTGGTCCCATGTGGCGTTAATATTGGACAGATCAGATTTGTTCTCGTGGAcagttggaaaaaatttggaatatggTTTGAGAAAAGAGGGATTGTTAAAATTTGTGAGAGAACTAGATGGAAATTTTGAAGATGAGTCGTACCATTTTTACTTACGCGATGCTAGTATGTATGCAAGAG TGTTGATTCTTAGCGTTCGAGGAACTCTGGTCAGGAAGTTCATGTTGGCTGCTCACGATTTGGAAATGACGAAGGGAGATTGGGCATTCCTTgatgttgaaatatttcaa ggATCTTATTGGGGTGATCACGATTGGGAAGTTGGTGATGAGGACGATACCATTGCCAGAAAAGCCTATGAAGCATTGCTCAGAGTATCTCTTTTGCAACCAACAAGTCCAAGATTCCAAGACTTCGCCGACACTGTTCGTCAAAGAGCTCAAacagattataattattctttctccgaaggagaagaa gtgaatttttttatcggaGCTTTTTACGACGGTGTATATTTACTCGGAATAGCATTGAACGAAACTTTGACTGAGGGTGGAGATATCAGAGACGGTATATCGATAACAAGGAGAATGTGGGATCGAGACTTCATTGGTATTACAGGACACGTCAGGATCGACGACAATGGAGACCGCGACGCGGACTATAGTATCCTGGATTTAGATCCTATTACGGGAAG GTTTGAGGTGGTGGCGCATTATTTAGGAGTAAATCGTGAATATAGTCCCGTAATTGGGAAGAAGATTCATTGGCCTGGAGGAAGAGAAGGTCCACCAGTGGATGTGCCCGAATGTGGATTTCTTGGGAATGATCCTGCATGCACGTCGACTGAAGCATATACTTTTGTCGCATATACTAGCTTGGCACTTGTTGTGTTCCTCCTTGTTGCTGTTACCGCAATTTGTGTACTATACAG acACTTAAGAGTATCAGCTGATCTGAACAACATGTCTTGGAGAATTAGACCAGAAGAATTACTTTTGGAAATAGGAAAACCTTtctcttcaaaaattaatttacaccaAGCGATTGCTGAG AATTTCGGATTGGAACAACGTATTCGTCGAGGATCGCAATTTAGCGGTGGATCTTTACCTCCGACCACTGCATTCACAACTGTTGGAATTTACAAAGGAGAAAGAgtagctataaaaaaaattactaaaaagaaAGTGGTTGATGtcacaaagaaattattatgggAAATTAAACAAGTACGAGATGTTACTTCAGAAAACACTGTTAg atttattgGTGCATGTTTTTGTTCTCCATCACCAACGGTTTTAATCTTGACAGAATATTGTCCTCGAGGTTCCTTGAAGGATGTATTGGAGAACGATGCCATTAAATTAGATTGGAATTTTCGAATGTCTTTGATCCACGATATTGTGAAGGTAGAGCAG gGAATGTCTTATCTTCATGCTAGTGAGGTTTCAGCTCATGGAAAACTTCGATCTTGTAACTGTCTGATCGATGGTcgcttcgttttaaaaatttcagacTTTGGTCTTAAAACTCTTACTATTCCTTCTGATTTAATTATGGATGATAGTTATTATACTa AATTACTTTGGATCGCTCCGGAACTTATACCATTAACTGTAACACCTGGCAGTGCAGCAACCCAAAAAGGGGATGTTTATAGTTTCGCGATcattttagaagaaattgtAGTTCGTGGTGGCCCATATGAATCTGTGAAATCATTTATAACTTCTCAAGAg ATTGTTAGCCGCGTCGCAGCATCAGAAACCCCACCATTCAGACCGGAAGTGGCACCAAAAGATTGTCCACCGGATATTTTATCCCTTATGGAAAAATGCTGGAATGAAATTCCAGAAGAACGACCAACATTTCATGCAATTCGTGAAACTATACGTGGCATTATGAA AGGTTACtgtgaaaatttaatggatGATTTATTAAGACGTATGGAAcaatatgcaaataatttagaaGCTCTCGTGGAAGAAAAAACAGAACAGTTAAGCTTAGAAAAAAGACGTAGTGAAGAACTTCTTTATCAAGTGCTTCCAAG ACAAGTGGCTTGTCAACTGATGGCCGGAGAACTCGTTCAACCAGAGCAATTTGAGTGTGtgacaatttattttagtgATATAGTTGGCTTCACAGCTCTCTGTGCACAAAGTACACCAATGGAAGTTGtggattttttaaacgatcttTATAGTACTTTTGATCGTATCATCGAATTTTATGACGTTTATAAG gTGGAAACAATAGGAGACGCATATATGGTAGTATCTGGTTTGCCAGAAAGAAATGGCAATGAACATGCAAGGGAAATTGCTTTAATGGCTTTAGCAATTCTCGATTCTGTACGTTCTTTCACTATAATGCATAAACAAAATGCACAATTAAGTGTTAGAATTGGTGTACATAGTGGACCAGTCTGCGCGGGTGTAGTTGGGCAAAAAATGCCACATTATTGTCTTTTTGGTGACACAGTAAATACTGCATCGAGAATGGAATCTTCAGGTTTAC CACTACGTATACATATTTCTGATGCAACAAAATGTATATTGGATAAATTTGGAACATTTGATTTGGAACTCAGAGGCGAAGTGGAATTAAAGGGCAAAGGACAAGTCACTTCTCACTGGTTAAAGGGTTGCTCTGAACCAGATCCAAGACCACCGACACCGAAATATCGCAAACATAGTGTCAGTACaccagaaaataatttaaatcctttaattttcccacctaataatataaatggtcCAAAAaccaataataatactttcattaatttatcagAATTACAACAAACcgtctaa
- the LOC107992613 gene encoding uncharacterized protein LOC107992613 encodes MNNSNNKETINLLDLLSDTDSDVSDLDLTPKKKKIKRKHRLSGTVKMKQTDSCGCSKSDVRIISLWMAGVLITFWLIALSWLAVILYGEIKKMDISIKSVNNYTTMLDHDRTS; translated from the exons atgaataattcgaataacaaAGAAACGATAAATCTACTTGATCTGTTGTCAGACACTGATTCCGATGTGTCAGATTTGGACCTCACAcctaagaagaaaaaaataaaacg aaAACATAGACTAAGTGGCACAGTTAAAATGAAACAGACCGATTCTTGTGGATGTAGCAAGTCTGATGTGAGAATCATATCATTATGGATGGCAGGTGTTTTAATTACCTTCTGGCTGATAGCACTATCTTGGTTAGCTGTTATTTTATatggagaaattaaaaaaatggatatatctataaaatcag TGAATAATTACACAACGATGCTTGACCATGATCGAACGTCATAA